A section of the Cydia amplana chromosome 15, ilCydAmpl1.1, whole genome shotgun sequence genome encodes:
- the LOC134654865 gene encoding intraflagellar transport protein 57 homolog, translating to MDLNLMDKLRLLKIDTDLRPQIKMKPMSRYYFVTSTNPGEQFFVFVSTAAWLIRKAGKVFDQPQEEDDPNSTIANIIEVLREKQITVDFSSHKLKQGFGDEVSYILNILADEAMKKENFVWQKPVINLTDTEETIDDIDQVEDETEITLDKVEEEMAIYSEESEGEFGSEDEKESSNVADKVHDWEAWKLELERVAPALRLKITADGRDWRARHAQMKTYRDELFDRFKTTGAQLNKLHGNISSAMDKVAARENILNEQFEPLVKEYGALLDELSKVTNEYKEVSVGVTERQEMLNELTAKVENIKQRTESKGSSMNDNSPLVSAKKAVANLKKDIQELDFQIIVLLWLLTTKENPNSNNLLGNVESRMVTNEVY from the coding sequence atggATTTGAATCTAATGGATAAGCTGCGATTGCTAAAAATTGACACGGATTTACGGCCTCAGATAAAAATGAAGCCCATGAGTCGCTACTACTTCGTCACCTCCACCAACCCTGGGGAACAGTTCTTCGTGTTCGTGTCGACCGCTGCTTGGCTCATCAGGAAGGCTGGGAAGGTGTTCGACCAACCACAGGAAGAAGACGACCCCAACTCCACCATAGCCAACATCATCGAAGTTTTACGAGAAAAACAAATAACGGTAGATTTCTCTTCACACAAACTCAAACAGGGCTTCGGAGACGAGGTCTCCTACATACTTAACATATTAGCTGATGAGGCAATGAAAAAAGAAAACTTCGTCTGGCAGAAACCAGTTATAAACTTAACTGACACTGAAGAAACTATTGACGACATAGATCAAGTGGAAGACGAAACAGAAATAACGTTAGACAAGGTCGAAGAAGAAATGGCGATATATTCCGAAGAATCTGAAGGCGAATTTGGAAGTGAAGACGAAAAAGAGTCTAGTAACGTGGCGGATAAGGTTCACGATTGGGAAGCGTGGAAACTGGAGCTAGAGAGAGTTGCTCCGGCATTAAGATTGAAAATAACCGCTGACGGAAGGGATTGGAGGGCGCGACATGCGCAAATGAAAACTTATAGGGATGAACTATTTGATAGATTTAAAACTACCGGTGCACAGCTCAATAAACTCCATGGCAACATAAGTTCGGCTATGGATAAAGTTGCAGCTAGAGAGAATATCTTGAATGAACAATTCGAGCCCTTGGTTAAAGAATATGGCGCGCTTCTTGATGAACTGAGTAAAGTGACTAATGAATATAAAGAAGTAAGCGTAGGCGTCACAGAGAGGCAAGAAATGCTGAATGAACTGACAGCTAAAGTGGAGAATATCAAGCAAAGAACAGAATCTAAGGGATCGTCGATGAACGATAACTCTCCTTTGGTTAGCGCAAAGAAAGCTGTCGCGAATTTAAAGAAGGATATACAAGAGTTGGATTTCCAGATTATTGTTCTGCTTTGGTTGTTGACTACCAAGGAAAATCCTAATAGCAACAATTTACTAGGAAATGTGGAGTCTAGAATGGTGACCAATGAAGTATActga